The proteins below are encoded in one region of Gemmatimonas sp.:
- a CDS encoding TetR/AcrR family transcriptional regulator: MATKEPQDGLLSRAERLRHRSAERREAQRGRLRDLLLAVAEEQLLEKGYGAFSLREVAEATQYTPTTIYRHFRDREALIAAVLEKWFLQFARALDEADRPEAAAGERVLALGDAYLRFALAQPARYRVMFVDRPDIGILPDGTADLHNDPAFGVLIRVCEALCAAGEARSYQPLQVAMMLWLGLHGTASMSACSQIVDTRAAQQIGMGIAHLLLRGLRSTP; the protein is encoded by the coding sequence ATGGCTACCAAGGAACCGCAGGACGGCCTGCTTTCGCGAGCTGAACGTCTCCGCCACCGGTCGGCGGAGAGGCGTGAGGCGCAGCGTGGGCGGTTGCGGGATCTGCTGCTGGCGGTCGCGGAGGAACAGCTGCTCGAGAAGGGGTATGGGGCCTTTTCCTTGCGGGAAGTGGCGGAGGCCACGCAGTACACGCCTACCACTATCTACCGCCACTTCCGCGATCGCGAGGCCCTGATCGCGGCGGTCCTGGAGAAGTGGTTTCTGCAATTCGCTCGCGCGCTCGATGAGGCGGATCGTCCCGAGGCCGCCGCCGGCGAGCGCGTCCTCGCCCTCGGTGACGCCTACCTGCGCTTCGCGCTGGCGCAGCCGGCGCGGTACCGGGTCATGTTCGTCGACCGACCGGACATCGGCATTCTTCCTGACGGAACGGCAGACCTCCATAACGATCCGGCGTTCGGCGTGCTCATTCGGGTCTGCGAGGCCTTGTGTGCGGCCGGCGAGGCGAGATCATACCAGCCCCTTCAGGTGGCCATGATGCTCTGGCTCGGCTTGCACGGGACGGCCTCGATGTCTGCGTGTTCGCAGATCGTCGACACGCGGGCGGCACAGCAGATCGGGATGGGGATTGCCCACCTCCTGCTGCGCGGGCTCCGCTCCACCCCCTGA
- a CDS encoding Crp/Fnr family transcriptional regulator — protein sequence MADTVRGSEGAEVVRRVLSRPAPLTDTEWSVLRPLLRRKALQARQPLLRAGEVCRDLAFVECGLLRYFLVGDGREFTGNFFFEESVAADYGSFVSQTAATQWVDAVEDSVVWLLGYTELQRLYASSAAWERRGRLIAEAVLAAAQRRTAALVLQDAEARYRAMVTERPKILERVPKHMIAAYLGITPEALSRLRRKLARGT from the coding sequence ATGGCAGACACAGTCCGCGGGAGCGAAGGGGCCGAGGTCGTGCGGCGGGTGCTTTCGCGGCCCGCCCCCCTCACCGACACCGAATGGAGCGTGCTCCGGCCGCTCCTGCGACGCAAGGCGCTCCAGGCAAGGCAGCCGCTCCTGCGAGCCGGCGAGGTGTGCCGTGACCTGGCGTTCGTCGAGTGCGGATTGCTGCGGTACTTCCTGGTGGGCGACGGCAGGGAGTTCACCGGGAACTTCTTCTTCGAGGAGAGCGTCGCGGCCGATTACGGGAGCTTCGTGTCCCAAACCGCGGCCACACAGTGGGTGGATGCCGTTGAGGACTCGGTGGTCTGGCTCCTTGGCTACACGGAGCTGCAGCGCCTCTATGCCTCGTCGGCGGCGTGGGAGCGCCGAGGGCGCCTCATTGCCGAGGCCGTACTGGCGGCGGCCCAGCGGCGCACGGCCGCGTTGGTGCTCCAGGATGCCGAGGCTCGCTACCGTGCGATGGTCACGGAGCGCCCGAAGATCCTCGAACGCGTCCCGAAACACATGATTGCCGCCTATCTCGGCATTACCCCCGAAGCGTTGAGTCGCTTACGCCGGAAACTCGCGCGCGGGACTTGA